The genomic segment TTAAATCTagtgaatttaaattaattcgaGTTAATCTATTTATTAATAACTTGAATTTTAAACAAGATAGATCTTCAGTTTAGGTTCTATTATTGAAACTTAAACTGTGCGGAGAAAAATATTGTAGTTATGCCTTTAATTACCTTGAATTATAATAGTACATTAAAGTCTTTgcccttcaaaaaaaaaaaaaaacacaaaattgtcTGTCATagataaaataatcttttttctatGTTCATTTGTATTTGTTGGGGATAACTTATTCTTTTCACAGTTAAAATTAAAGTATATATTGTAGTTCTAGGCAGTGAAACAGAAAGTTCACTAGTTATAAGTTTATTATGATAACTTGAGTTGAATTggtctgatttttttattttttttaatttaattttatctttttatttttaataagttgagaattaagttatattatttgttttatattttaaaaatattttttaaaattattgttatcatgcttttgtttttgttaatttgatccattattgttatttatattttttattttctaattaaaataaaattaacttatagAAATTGGAATATCCAAGCGACAAGTATACGTGTTGCTCATGCACGCCAGTTTTAAAGATCCATCCAAAAACAGAGGAGACAAAACTTTTAcgaagattttctttttctatttataacTTTATATGACCTCTGCTTGCACGTGCGCACATTAATCATGTAATTGAaaacttgttttaaaattatcaaaaatcaCTATGATGTCTCAGGATTTTCGAAAAATCACTCAAGTCTCTAAAGTTTAGGCATATGTTCGTAGTAAActcttgaaaataattactacGGCCttccaaatttataaaatatccttgcataaaaagatattaattacacATATACCATGCATgagtaattaatgaaaataattatctttattgcGTGGGtaacttgtaaaataaattattagtttatatattatattattttttttatttaatgtaagtATTTAAATAAGTTTGTGTGTAACTTTATTAATTCtacaaactttaaaattaataattatataaattctcAGTAACTATCtatgtttaattataaatttaaacctaACACCACCACTTAGAAACAAACTATTATATTATACTATTGATTGATAGATATGATAGCATCGTACTAGTCATTAATGACATATAGACGCTAGTGCTAATAATTTATGCACCCTCAGCTCCACCACAAAGAAGTGGGTGTCCTCCTCGTAATACTACTAGGTGGCCGCATAATGTCAAACAAATAAAGCATGTGCTTAACTTAGTAAATTGCTGTGTACATTGTAATTGTTGTTTGTGGTTATATATTGTGACCTTGCATATTGTTACTtggtaatttaaaatatttatacattttAATCACATGAAATTATTGTACATGAGTAATTATAGAAAGTAACTACTTTTACTGTGCGGGTAACTTATAAAATCAGTTGTTGGTTGTTGTGTTGTGTTATTAATGAGTGAGACATGACAACATCATACTAGTCAATGATGAGATATGTAAACGCTCATTCTAACAATTCATCATGCACTCGCACAAATAGCTCTACAACAAAGAAGTGGGTGTCAATTGCGTAATATTAGCAGGTTGTGTAGGGTCATACTAATAAGGTGTGCGCCCATAAATTCTGTAAATTAGGTATGCAAGGTGTTATTGATTTTCAACCGAGGtttatatcaataatttttcataccattcttttttttctaacctaTTCACCATATAtttaaactcatttttatttatttgctatttattttatttttaaatttttatgaatttacaGTTTGGACTAATTTTTAGTTCTGTCTaattatgaaatctaaaaaataaaatttagtagtAAATAGCAGGTAATCTTCCAAAATTTTCAAGTTCTTTATGATAATAGATCTTAACAATTGagcacatattttattttttatccaattgtCGACATTCTTGTACCACTTTTTTATCATCTGAttactctaaaattttaacttgataTAGAAAACTATGTTAGGAGACTTCTTGTAAGATTTCAACATGATCCGATGGTCGTATTGAGAATTATACTCGATAGTGTAAAAATAATTGGTAGGTGATTTTACACtaaaatccaaattttcttgTGCCATCTTTACATGGATCGTATCGGTTATTGCAATAAATTTTTTggaccatttttttatttcaaagtatatttattttatcttttcatcgtaatttttttgtatatttaataCCGTTTCATGGTAATATTACTGATTTCAACTAGGGTTTACAAGAACACTTTTCATGccattatttcttttccttaccTATTGATcacatatttaatatcattttaatttttatttattttatttttaaattcctAGAGATTTACAATTTAGACtgattttcagtttggtttgattataaaatctaaaatctaaaatttatgatttgattgTTCTTTTACCCCAAAACCgaacaaagtaaaaataatcAGACCTAGTTTTAATGATTTATGTTATGTATCTAGGTATATACTTGATTTCACAAACACACgtgattgaattttatttttatttttttttgtaatatttgctCTATAGAAATAGAAGTAAAACTACGTTGCCTTTTCAAAAACGATTTTACGAAAAGCAAAACGCAGATTTTTTTTGGGAATAAGACATATAGTTcacttttgaaagaaaaagaagtaacGATTCCATGAAATGTAATGTATTATCCATGATCAAAGGCAAAGTATAAATTAATAACACCATATTGTTATATTtgcatttcaaaatataaaaatacatattttaaaatggagaatatatatatatatatatatatatatatatatatatatatattgttctcctttctccttttcttttccacccCATATATTTTATCCTTTTCCTTTATCGGATAAGAATGAgagaggttttattttttattattattttattttattttattgaatatagaAAGCAAGTTATTTCTTCCGACCTTTAACTAGGCGCCACAAATCTACTGAAGTCTTTAAAGAAAACAATGGGATAGGGCCCATTAATTGAACTTAtgatagaagagaaaaaattgaaactcaccaaagagaataaaaacaagaaaaagcatGAACATGGATTTCAAGCCGCCTCTAGgatactgaaaagaaaaaagagagagagaaaaattattttaattacctatagttttaattaaacaaacacgctactaataaaaattattttgaaaaaaaacatgagtaaaAAAGAATAACTAACTTacttaatatatgtatatatatatatatatatatatatttctataaaaatatctatttaaaattataaataattaaataaaaataaacctcAAGAAATATTTCAAGACATCAAGGATAAAAGACTAATTTACTCCTGATAGGTAAATACAATGAAGTTAAGGATGGATGTAAATTTAACGGGAAAGATACATTTTGTCCTCACTTTTTCTTTTCCATCCTATAACTTTTGTCCTTTACATTTTGTTTGTCTATATAGGCCTAGTCATATAAAACCTCAGGATAACTTGTAATTTGAAATCTAGTTTAAGCtggattattaaaaaaattagatttttttaaaaaaattatatttattttttattttaattttttttaaaaatgttttaatttaaaaaataaacatttaagtTAATAAGATTAATCTGCTTGAATTTTGAATAAGGTGATTTAATTCAGGTCGTCGTATATTTCTACTATATCGAACAAGATTGATATTCAATTTAGGTCTTATATTTCTATACAGGCTTACCAGACCTAGCACACAGCTAGATACATAAAAGTTTAGAggaagatgaattttttttatataaagaaaagaaacaacaactaatttcttttgaacttttttttttaatttccaagGGGGGAACAAATCTAAGAAATCATTATCGTatctaaattgaaagaaaaaaagagaaaactcaCTAAATACTaacataaaaagagaaaaaagaattaaaataaaagaaaataaaagaaaatagtagCACAACCCCCCTCTTCATCATGAGCAATCAGCAACAAACTCAATCTTGACACTATAAATGGTAACAAGATCACCACCGGACTTGTCTAGTCCACAAGGTGAATCAAGTTCATCGtgtttagttcttttttttttatactttgtctatgatttttttaaaattatagtttacatTATAGGtcaaaataatttctcaaataaaataataaaaccaaattatCCTTGTATGTTACATATCAAAAACACCGaagaacatataaaaaattatctcttttCAAacacaatctctctctctctctctctctctctatatatatatatatatatatatatatatatatatatatatatattccaacaTAATCTTTCTTATCATGAGTTTGcaaaacaacattaatttttgAGATCCACTTCCACATGGCTCATTACACTCTTATAGTTAAAACTAAAATGCTTGTAACAAGCACTTCCTCTCCTAGCAAAGcccattttctaaaaaattgatCCCACCCatcacctttttctttctcttttcaggTCCAAGACTCATTTAGTTATGTCATTAAtttgtagtttattttataagagtatggtcagattcttcgataaaaatttttgttttcaagattTTGGAGATGTGGCATGATTAAAGAGGTTATTGTTAAGATATAAGGTATGCTTCaagcaattattaaaaaattagggttAGAGTTAGGATTTAGAAATTGGAGATAATCGCCAGTACAAATTGCTTAAGTGCATGGGTACACACTTGATCACTCTAGGtacaaattgatttgatatatagATACTAATGACCCATTCATTATTGTGACATCACATGAGCTTTTGTcactactttaaaaaattagttattgattaaaaaatggtgggtttgtgtttttttttaaataggttcTTGTGCTTTTTTAAGGATTTGGAAAAGGATTGGAATTTATGGCGGGTTTAAATTATTTGTGTTGTAATTTTATCTATATTGAGTCATGATTGTACTTCCTAATAGAactgatataattatttttacacaTAAGGTTGTAATTCTTGGgtttaaattattcttaattaattgtttcttcTTTGAATTTAGTATCTATTAGAATTGATTTGGAGTCTTAAAGAATTGGTGTTTTTTACTTCCTTTTTTAAGATTGTAAACTAAAGGAatgattttttcccttttatcaCTTGTTTGAGACTTGTAAATTTGTAGTATTTTGATGTGAATTGGTGGTCAGGATGTGCTTTTTTGATAGATTGAATGTccgaagaaaatatttttcacttcttAATGAGAAGAGCCAAAAACTCTACTATCTCTtacaacacattaaaatgagaGTGCTCAAGTGTGGAAGTGGTTTATTTTATAGTGAAGGTGATAACACAAGTTTAATTGTTACTTGCTTTGCATAGTAGAAAGATGTTAGGTGGCTAGTGTAGTTGTGCGTGTTATTATAGAAGGATGTAAGGTAGCTTTTGTATTGGGCTACATTGATATCTATGAAGGGGTAGATAAAAGAGATGATAGATGCATGGTGATTGTGGTGGCTCGAAGAAAACAATAGAAGAGATGGGGCTAGGGTAAGATTTTCAacatgtagtttttttaaaaaacaaaattgtggcaatttattaattttaacatttcaagagctttttagtcattaaatgaaatataatgataatcttgtaaataatttaatattttttgttgatttgttttggtgTGCGGTGAAGTTTTAGGAACTCATGAACTTCCAAatgtaaaatcataattttttaaagatagagGCAAAGGAAAAAGATGATTAAACTACAAAAAGGTCAGGTTAATTTTCCCAAAATATTTTgaccaattaatatttttaacaatcatTTGGCTactaaaaaattacaagactGATAGTTTTAGTCGTGCAAATCTAAATCTTTCATTTTCCTCTTCAAACATCAAAACAGTATGTTAACAACCTCtataaactcattttcaatctcAAAATACATCTAAATTAGCTAAAAATAACCTTCAAAAcccaaccaaataaaaaaatctttatattattgAATTCTTGATCTTCTTTCTTCTGCTATGTTAAGGCTTTTTATCACTATCATATAAATCCCGTTGTCAATCAAACACATAAAAACCAAGTTTAACAATTTTTAGGTTAGAAAATACCTTAATTGGAGTATTTTCCTctcctttgttttctcttacaactgcttagaatttaaaacataattagaaTGAAATATTGTTACTTAAAtgcaaatattattaaaattcaaaacttaattgCAAATATAAACTAGAGCTACatagaaaacttaatttttagtcTTGGATTGGTTGTTGTTTGTATGTTTGTGCTATTTCTAGTTgaagatttaaaattttgatattttagggTTGTGTAGTTGGTGGTATCAACAAGTGTTCCTTTTGTTTCATCTATTGCCGAGGATTTTCTATTGTGTTCTTCATACTCAGTTGCTTTGCCAGTTTTCGGGGACATTGCAAGCTGGCTGTACCACGCACTTTTCTCAATGGCCCAAGTGTAAAAAAGGGGGACATCTTCGAATTTCTCATAGAAGGTACTTTTCGGGGTCGAGGAGTAGCATGTTACCTTCTCTTTTTTAACCTTGCCTTACTCATGCTAACATGAGAACTGTTTTCAAAAGTTTATATGATTGTGCTGCCCCACCGTCTAATTAGACCTAGTTATATAAGATCTAGGGTCAACTTGGTAATTCATTAATTTGAGATCTGATATGGGTTTGTTTAtgagaaaatttagtttttttctttcaaaaccatattgtttttggtttatgtatcatttaaaaaaaagtctaaaatgACAATGATTTTTTACCATATGGGTCTAGTTGTTTTTGTTCATCTACTTCTGGCAACAAATCTAAGAAACCATTGTAGTATTCAAATTGATATACGGTCCATTAGTTGAGCATCTTGAAAGAACAAAGAGAAAACTCGCTGAATACtaacatagaaagagaaaaaacaagaaaaggcaaaaggaaaaaaagaaaagaaaagaaaagaaaatggtagCATATGTCCTCTCATTACCATGATCAGTCAGCGACAAACTCAATCTTGACATTGGCAACGGTAACAAAATCACCACCAGTCCTGTAATCCCCAAATACCATAgttgtctttgatttttttgcatgCTTGTGAGGCACATTGACGAAACTTCCTGCAAACTCGGACTTGTCTGGTCCATCAGGTGAATCAGGTTCATCGTTGACGAGGACATCgaacttaattaattgattttcttcgTACTCAATCCCTTCAATAACTAaaacttcatcttcatcttctttctccGTCGCGCTTCTTGATTTATTTGGCCTGGAAACCTCCACTCTTATGACTTTATCCAAGACAACAGGGAATGCTCTAATTGGTGTTAATACAACGCTTTTTTTAGCTGAACGACGTGATTTTTCCTGCCTTGTTAATTTTGGTGTTGCTCTTGTTTTCAGCCAAGGAATAGGAACATCTTGAAAGCCATATCTTAGCTTCTTGGTGTCAAGAGTATCTTTAACCTTCATTCGAACCAGCTCTTTATTCTCATCCCAGAAAAGAAACTCTGAACTAAGCCAATCAGGATCCTCGAAATCCTTTCGCTTGCCTCCTGGTATTTTCTTCCACAAGTCCCACATTCGGTCGGCGTTCGAGTGATGACAATAAAATATGGGATCTCTCCCTGCTGAGTAGAAATTGCCCATATTTTCCCCTTTAGTTTGATTGGGGTCGCCGGTCCAGATGTGAATCTGAGTGTGTGGGGTGGTCTCAATTGTACCCATTCCAGGACTTGGATCATAACCAGCACGATATGGTTTTCCAAAAAAGAGAGGAGGCTTCGTCGCACCGGACACCATTTGCCTGTACATTACGTTAAGATTGCTTGCATACAATTCCTCTGCTTTTGCAGGGTCTGGATTCGCATCTCCTTTCGCGTAATTAAGATCAAGCAGTGTCGGAGGTTGGTGATTCGCGTCGCGAAGGGGGTCATAAAGTGGTGATTTGGGGTCAGTAAAAATGGCTGGCATTTGCATGCCGGCAGGGGCATCCCAATTCCAGAAAAGCAAAGCGAAAGTTGGATCATCAATCAGTTTACCCAACATTCTTTCGAAGTAGTATAAATAGAGTCTATGCCAGGGAAAGAAGAGCCACGAGAAGTGAATTTGAAGGTCTAAATCAGGAAAGCCTGCTTGGTGATAAGCACCATCACAATAAGCACAATGAACGTCGGCTTGGCTCTTGAAGCTACGTGGATCATCGTCAGGAAGACTTTTCATGAGTGCAATGGCTTTGGCGTATTTAGCTACGTAGGCTTTATCAACTAAATGAGCAGCAGGTCTAATGCGCATTGGGGAGGAAGCAGAAGGGAATTTGAAGTTTTTGATCTTTGTGGATATTGGAGGGCAACAGTTCGAGGGGTCACTTTCGGATGGCAGGGTAACTAGCTCACATTGGGTAATGTCTGGGGGTGTTAGTAAAGTGGAGACAAACAATACCCCACCTCCACTTTATGCTAGTGGGAACAACTCATCTCCCACTTGGCATAAAGTGGAAGCAGGAACAACTCATCCCACTAGTACAAGGTAGGAGTTCATGATGGCCATGATTTCTTGCCCCTTGCTCTGTCTATAATTAGACACATTGAAGAGTTGAAGGGTGGTGTAGAGAATAGAGAGAACGAGAGCAGAAGAAtagagagagcttgagtgagtagagttgagttgagaagagttttctcctcttctttgtttgtattgtttctttgattgattaatacaaaccagtagctccgtggagtaggtaAATTgtcgaaccacgtaaatttgtgtgtttGATTTCTGGAATatcccaacaattggtatcagagcttgttcttgaaaaagagggtgtttgatccaaacccagaaatcaaagttctcaaaatgTGTTTATAAACATACCATCGtgtagaggaagaagagacAAATCCACTGGTGAACACCCGATGATGAACCGACGTCCTGCATGCTCGCACAGGCCAACACGCGCCGACGACAACACTATCCACGCGCACCGACACGCCACACGCACTCCACGCGTCTTCTTCGCCCGAATACCTGCAACTGAACCGAGTTGACCCGACACGTCATCACACAGTCAGTAGACACAACAACAATTCTGAACAGTCATCTGACATGTCATCAGTCCAGTCAGCAATTGCCACGCCAGCCACAATTATGCGTGCATTTGCCACATCATCAAAGGTGGGCCCAGATTGATTACGTGGATGACACGTCATCTAGCCATGTCATCACTTTGGGTTTTGATTCAGTGCCTCCCAGACACTATTTTGGCctgacacgcggcttcatctACACCGTCAGTTGACCCAAAACTTTGATTGATAAGATCTAAGCCATTTTAAGTCCAATTTGGGTGATCTCAGTGTTGTTTCCAATAGTTTTGGCCAttccggacacatctgtaaggtcagatttgacaaattcaaatccGAGACATATtaaaaatggcagatgaaataaaggctgctggaattgaaaaatttgatagaacaaattttggatattggaaaatgcaaattgaagactatctatatgggaagaaacttcatcttcctctgttgGGGAGCAAACCAGAGAATATGCAAGAAGAAGATGACTActtcttgatagacaagttttgggCATTATCCGGTTATCCTTATTAAGAAGAGTTGCTcacaatgttacaaaagaaaaatccactACAAGATTAATGGAAGCCTTGTTCGGGATGTATGAGAAGCcatcaacaaataataaagtGCACCTGATGAAAAAGTTGTTCAACTTGAAGATGATCGAAAACACCTCTGTTACACAACACCTCAACAACTTTAAtaccatcacaaatcaattgtcatctgttgagattgagtttgatgatgagattcgTGCACTCATCTTgctagcttcacttccaagcagttgggaaggtatgaggacagccgtgagcaactcagctggaaaatccaaactgaaatatgatgacatccgagacttgattttggctgaagaagtgcgaaggaaagactcaggtgaaagttcaagttcaaGATCAACTCTCAACATCAACACTTAAGGGAGGAGACAAGATAGAGGCTTATCTAGAGGCAGATCaaaatcaagatacagaagtaaaagcaagttCGGATCCAGAaagcaggttgaatgttggaattgtggcaaacctggtcatttcatgaggaattgcacaaaactgaaaaaacctgAAGTTGACTCTGCAAATGCTACCACAGATGAGGTACAAGATGCTTTGATTCTTGCTatacaaagtccaattgatgattggatcCTTGATTTTGGTGCTTTATTCCACTGTACACCACACCATTAAatgatgcaaaactatgttgctAGAGATTacggtgtagtctatctggccgatggacaaccaatgGATATTGTGGGTATAGGAGATGTGCAAATCAAGATAATGAATGGATCTAtatggaacttgcaaaatgtaaagcatgttcctggactaaagaagaagTTAATCTTAATCGGACAACTTGATGAtagtggtcattcaatccttttttctggaggtatgtggaaggcatcaaagggagcaatggttttggctcgtggaaagaaaaccgACACTctgtatatgaccacaagatttgcagacattattgcctctactgaagcagaaaatcaagcacagcTATGGCACTGTAAACTCGaccatatgagtcaaaaggggatAAAGATACTTTAGTCGAAGGAAAGctgccagagcttaaaaatgttgatctagacatttgtgaaagctgtgttcttggaaaacagaagaagcttagtttcttaaaggttggtaggaccttaagaccaagaaagctagaactggtacacacagatttatggggaccgTCTCTAGTagcatctcttggaggttctcggtattatttgactttcattgatgattttagcagaaaggtatgggtctactttctgaaaaataaatctaatgtgtttgaaacattcaagaagtgaAAGGCTATGGTTGAGATTGAATCAGGTTTGAAGTTAAAATGCTTAAGAtatgataatggaggagaatacattgatggaggttttAAAGAGTATTGCGCTGTCAATGGTATTagaatggaaaagactgttccaggcacaccacaacagaatggcattGTCGAACAGTTAAGCAggaccatcaatgaacgagctagaagcatgaggttgCACTCAGGGTtacctcaaacattctgggttgacgcagttcatactgcagtttacttAATCAACCGTGGTCCATCAGTTCCTTTGGAATTCAGATTGcccgaggaagtatggagaggaaaagaggtacaactcTTTCATCTAAAGGTCTTTGGGTATGTTTTCTATGTTcatatagattctgatgctcACAACAAGTTAGATGCCAAATTCGAGAAATGTAtcttcattggctatggagatgaagaatttggattttggttctgggaTGATTAGAAtagaaagattatcagaagcaggaatgtgatcttcaatgagaaagttttgtacaaagacagatcaagtgTAGAAACATATATGGctgattcagatacaagtccacaaaaatctgaattcataaGATTAGAAGGGATTCCCGATGTTACcaagcaaaacagaaatcaagagtctttacaagaagattcaagcacatTTGTACCCACTACTACACAGGCAGATGCAGAACCAAGTGAACCAATTATTTATGTTCGCAGGTCCTCAAGGACTAtaaagcccccacaacggttcacacttctactgaattatattttgctgacagatggtggtgagccgttaagttatgaagaatcattacaagatggaaactcaagtaagtgggagttagccatgaaggatgagatgagttcattgctgaagaacaagacctgggagctaaccacactacctgaaggaaagaaggttttgcaaaacaagtgggtttacagagtaaagactgagcatgacTGAAGTAAACGGTTCAAGGtaagacttgttgtaaaagggtttcaacaaaagaaagggattgactactctgagatattttctccagttgtgaagctcacaacaatcagagttgttctggggatagtagcagcagaaaatttacatcttgaacaactagatgtaaaaacaacatttcttcATGGTgaattggaggaagacatttacatgcaacaaccagaggggtttgCAATATaaggaaaggagaaccaagtctgcaagctaaagaaaagcctatacggtttgaagcaagctccaagacagtggtacaaaaagtttgacaacttcatgtgtagttcgggatacacaagatgcTAGGCTGATCATTGTTGCTATGTCAAATATTTTGACAACTCAtacatcattctactattatatgtggatgatatgttgattgcaggatccaGCATTAaggagattgacaagctgaaacaacaattgtcaaaaaagtttgaaatgaaggatctggaagctgctaaacaaatacttggcatgagaatcatcagagataaagacaaaggcatactaaagctttcacaaacagagtatgtcaagaaTGTTCTCGAcaggtttagtatggataatgctaaaccaATAAGTATACCTCTGGGGAATtatttcaagctcagcaaagacaAGTCACCAAAAACAGAGCTAGAATgtggatacatggataagattccatacgcctcagctatcggctctttgatgtatgctatggtctgtaccagaccaaacattgcccatgcagtgggagttgtaagccgatatatgagcaatcctggaaagcaaCATTGAAAGGTGGTAAAATGGATCATGAGGTACTTAAAAGGTTCCTCGGAGACTTGTCTTACCTTCACAActggtggtttgaaacttgaaggttttgtagacgctgatctagcaggagatgttgatagcagaaagagcactacaggatatgtataCACTCTAGGAGGCATTGCTATTTCTTGGAGTTCTACCTTGcaaaagatcgtcgctctttcaacaacagaAGTTAAATATGTTGCAGTCTCAGAATCTGCAAAAAAGATTGTATGGTTGCAGAGTTTcctgaaa from the Populus nigra chromosome 1, ddPopNigr1.1, whole genome shotgun sequence genome contains:
- the LOC133704460 gene encoding polyphenol oxidase, chloroplastic-like translates to MTCHPRNQSGPTFDDVANARIIVAGVAIADWTDDMSDDYITQCELVTLPSESDPSNCCPPISTKIKNFKFPSASSPMRIRPAAHLVDKAYVAKYAKAIALMKSLPDDDPRSFKSQADVHCAYCDGAYHQAGFPDLDLQIHFSWLFFPWHRLYLYYFERMLGKLIDDPTFALLFWNWDAPAGMQMPAIFTDPKSPLYDPLRDANHQPPTLLDLNYAKGDANPDPAKAEELYASNLNVMYRQMVSGATKPPLFFGKPYRAGYDPSPGMGTIETTPHTQIHIWTGDPNQTKGENMGNFYSAGRDPIFYCHHSNADRMWDLWKKIPGGKRKDFEDPDWLSSEFLFWDENKELVRMKVKDTLDTKKLRYGFQDVPIPWLKTRATPKLTRQEKSRRSAKKSVVLTPIRAFPVVLDKVIRVEVSRPNKSRSATEKEDEDEVLVIEGIEYEENQLIKFDVLVNDEPDSPDGPDKSEFAGSFVNVPHKHAKKSKTTMVFGDYRTGGDFVTVANVKIEFVAD